The Rhodococcus triatomae genome includes a window with the following:
- a CDS encoding DUF1622 domain-containing protein → MDFDRVVETIARCIDFAGVTVIAAGAVIAALRVLVDLQRRSPGVYQLFRSRLGRAILLGLELLVAGDIIKTVAVTPTLTDVAVLAIIVLIRTFLSWSLDLEITGRWPWQRSRGEASAPS, encoded by the coding sequence ATGGATTTCGACCGCGTCGTCGAGACGATCGCCAGGTGTATCGATTTCGCCGGGGTGACGGTCATCGCGGCAGGCGCGGTCATCGCGGCGCTGCGGGTGTTGGTCGATCTGCAACGCCGCAGCCCGGGCGTCTACCAGCTGTTCCGGAGCCGGCTGGGCCGGGCGATCCTGCTCGGTCTCGAGCTGCTGGTCGCGGGCGACATCATCAAGACCGTCGCGGTTACCCCGACGCTCACCGACGTCGCGGTGCTCGCGATCATCGTGCTGATCCGTACGTTCCTCAGCTGGTCTCTCGACCTCGAGATCACCGGCCGCTGGCCGTGGCAGAGGTCTCGCGGTGAGGCGTCTGCTCCGTCCTGA
- a CDS encoding flavin-containing monooxygenase: protein MTEDTGATEATDAGAAGTAAPEHIDVLVIGAGLSAIDAAYHVQKNFPDRSYTLLEARDSLGGTWDLFRYPGIRSDSDMYTLGFPFRPWTGEKAIADGHTILEYLRDTAAEFGIDEHIRYGHRVVRAEWSTRDSLWTIEAQRTDSGQTVRFTAGFLLCCTGYYRYDEGYTPDFPGVDRFGGTLVHPQHWPEDLDYTGKRVVVIGSGATAVTLAPSMADAASHVSILQRSPSYIISVPARDALATTLQERLPGGLGHRLARLKSTLVATALYQACQRFPTFMKGRIRDLQKRWLPDGYDIDTHFAPRYDPWDQRMCLVPNGDLFRAIRHGDVDMVTDRIATFTETGIALESGAELEADVVVSATGLNLLAFGGIELVVDGDSVELSDTMAYKGMMLSGVPNFAFVVGYTNASWTLKADLVSEYVVRLLRYMDDKGFARAVPRRDPSVDEEPFLDFAAGYVLRSVDSFPRQGSQAPWRLRMNWFRDLAALRHGSIVDAAMSFDVAPVRTEQTPHRETSATASGR, encoded by the coding sequence ATGACAGAAGACACCGGGGCCACCGAGGCCACGGACGCCGGAGCTGCCGGGACCGCGGCCCCCGAGCACATCGACGTCCTCGTCATCGGCGCCGGCCTGTCCGCCATCGATGCGGCCTATCACGTCCAGAAGAACTTCCCGGACCGTTCGTACACCCTGCTCGAGGCCCGCGATTCCCTCGGCGGCACCTGGGATCTGTTCCGCTATCCCGGAATTCGATCCGACTCGGACATGTACACACTCGGGTTCCCGTTCCGGCCGTGGACCGGCGAGAAGGCCATCGCCGACGGCCACACGATCCTCGAGTACCTGCGGGACACCGCCGCCGAGTTCGGTATCGACGAGCACATCCGGTACGGCCACCGCGTCGTCCGCGCCGAATGGTCCACCCGGGACTCCCTCTGGACGATCGAGGCGCAGCGCACCGATTCCGGGCAGACGGTGCGCTTCACCGCGGGGTTCCTCCTGTGCTGCACCGGCTACTACCGGTACGACGAGGGCTACACGCCGGACTTCCCGGGAGTGGACCGGTTCGGCGGCACCCTCGTGCACCCGCAGCACTGGCCGGAGGATCTCGACTACACCGGCAAGCGGGTCGTCGTCATCGGTAGCGGCGCGACGGCGGTGACCCTGGCACCCTCGATGGCCGATGCCGCCTCGCACGTGAGCATCCTGCAGCGCTCGCCTTCCTACATCATCTCGGTGCCCGCGCGGGACGCCCTCGCCACCACGCTGCAGGAGAGGCTGCCCGGGGGTCTCGGTCACCGCCTGGCCCGGCTCAAGAGCACCCTGGTCGCGACGGCTCTCTACCAGGCGTGCCAGCGCTTCCCGACGTTCATGAAGGGCCGCATCCGGGATCTCCAGAAACGCTGGCTCCCCGACGGTTACGACATCGACACCCATTTCGCTCCCCGCTACGACCCCTGGGACCAGCGGATGTGCCTGGTACCCAACGGCGATCTGTTCCGGGCCATCCGGCACGGCGACGTCGACATGGTGACCGACCGCATCGCCACCTTCACCGAGACCGGAATCGCGCTCGAATCCGGGGCCGAACTCGAGGCAGACGTCGTCGTCAGTGCCACCGGGCTGAATCTGCTCGCCTTCGGCGGTATCGAGCTGGTCGTGGACGGCGACTCCGTCGAACTGTCCGACACCATGGCCTACAAGGGCATGATGCTCAGCGGCGTACCGAATTTCGCCTTCGTCGTCGGCTACACCAACGCGTCGTGGACGCTCAAGGCCGATCTCGTGTCCGAGTACGTCGTGCGGCTACTGCGGTACATGGACGACAAGGGGTTCGCGCGCGCTGTTCCGCGTCGGGATCCGTCGGTCGACGAAGAGCCGTTCCTGGACTTCGCCGCCGGTTACGTACTCCGCTCGGTGGATTCGTTCCCCCGGCAGGGCTCACAGGCGCCGTGGCGCCTGCGGATGAACTGGTTCCGCGACCTCGCCGCGCTCCGGCACGGCAGCATCGTCGATGCTGCGATGTCCTTCGACGTCGCACCGGTCAGGACGGAGCAGACGCCTCACCGCGAGACCTCTGCCACGGCCAGCGGCCGGTGA
- a CDS encoding metal-sensitive transcriptional regulator, with the protein MVGNEESIALVLNRLRRAHGQLAGVISMIEDGRDCKDVVTQLAAVSRALDRAGFKIVASGLRECLAGEKAGEGEVGATPSMTEAELEKLFLALA; encoded by the coding sequence GTGGTCGGCAACGAAGAGAGCATCGCGCTGGTCCTCAATCGACTCCGCCGTGCCCACGGTCAACTGGCCGGAGTGATCTCCATGATCGAGGACGGCCGGGATTGCAAGGACGTGGTGACCCAGCTCGCGGCGGTGTCCCGCGCGCTCGATCGCGCGGGATTCAAGATCGTCGCTTCCGGATTGCGCGAGTGTCTGGCGGGGGAGAAGGCGGGCGAAGGTGAGGTGGGGGCAACCCCATCGATGACCGAGGCCGAGCTGGAGAAGCTGTTCCTCGCGCTCGCCTGA
- a CDS encoding DUF302 domain-containing protein yields MTDDTLALATRLHATFDEAVQRTRNALQEQGFGILTEIDMSATLKSKIDVDMERYVILGACNPPLAHRAVDIDRRIGLLLPCNVVVREDRDSATEGGAVVVEAMNPQLMVQVTGEPALAPVAAEAGVRLRAAIDSLAD; encoded by the coding sequence ATGACAGACGACACCCTGGCCCTCGCCACCCGACTGCACGCCACGTTCGACGAGGCCGTACAGCGCACACGGAATGCTCTGCAGGAGCAGGGGTTCGGCATCCTCACCGAGATCGACATGTCCGCGACCCTGAAGTCGAAGATCGACGTGGACATGGAGCGCTACGTGATCCTCGGCGCGTGCAATCCGCCGCTGGCGCATCGCGCCGTCGACATCGACCGCCGAATCGGCCTGCTGCTGCCCTGCAATGTCGTCGTCCGTGAGGATCGCGATTCCGCCACGGAGGGTGGGGCGGTTGTCGTCGAGGCGATGAACCCCCAGCTGATGGTGCAGGTCACCGGCGAGCCGGCGCTGGCCCCGGTCGCCGCGGAGGCCGGTGTCCGGCTGCGGGCGGCGATCGATTCGCTGGCGGACTGA
- a CDS encoding ABC transporter ATP-binding protein, producing MVAASALVGLHQLCEAMVPVAIGLIVGRAIAPSDGAAMTLGIVGLAALFVVLTLAWRFGARLVVVAMETEAHRLRVEVAARILDPRGLRSPMKAGELLTVSTSDADRTSWMLDVVARTVAALTAVIVTAAVLLAIDLPLGAAVLVATPLLLGGLQALAPLITRRTVTRQEEIARASASATDLVSGLRPLRGFGGETAADERYRVVSRSALRATLGTARVQSVYTGIATGASGILAVGVAGAAGWFAVQGRLSLGELVTVVGLSQFLIEPLTTLSRLPAVVAGCRGSAQRLAEVLAAPHLLPAPSSRIDEPSSPHIVFADAGYRSVTGLDLEIGHGELVGIVAYRQQDADAVFALLSGDVPDGERTGSVTVAGRELAELHLDDLRRTVLAEPHAGHLFGGTLHSNIVTGDTDTGPPEHLERVLDVSAARDVAELHPDGLDRAVGDEGLSLSGGQRQRVALARALSRRTPVLVLHDPTTAVDAVTEQEIAAGVAELRHADHVSGIHTTIVLTTSPNLLAVTDRVIVVEEGRIVRDGTHHELAETDERYRTAVLR from the coding sequence ATGGTCGCCGCCTCTGCACTGGTGGGGCTCCACCAGCTGTGTGAGGCGATGGTGCCGGTCGCCATCGGTCTGATCGTGGGCCGAGCGATCGCGCCGAGCGACGGCGCGGCGATGACTCTCGGAATCGTGGGGCTGGCCGCGTTGTTCGTAGTGCTCACCCTGGCGTGGAGGTTCGGTGCCCGGCTGGTGGTCGTGGCGATGGAGACCGAGGCGCACCGGCTGCGGGTCGAGGTCGCCGCGCGCATCCTCGACCCCCGCGGGTTGCGGAGCCCGATGAAGGCCGGCGAACTGCTCACGGTCTCCACCTCGGACGCGGACCGCACGTCCTGGATGCTCGACGTCGTCGCCCGCACCGTGGCCGCACTCACCGCGGTGATCGTCACCGCTGCGGTGCTGTTGGCCATCGACCTCCCGCTCGGTGCGGCGGTTCTGGTGGCAACGCCCTTGCTGCTCGGCGGCCTGCAGGCCCTGGCCCCGCTCATCACCCGTCGGACCGTGACCCGGCAGGAGGAGATCGCTCGCGCGTCGGCGTCCGCCACCGATCTGGTGAGCGGGCTGCGCCCGTTGCGGGGGTTCGGTGGCGAGACCGCGGCGGACGAACGGTACCGGGTCGTCAGCCGATCGGCGTTGCGCGCCACTCTCGGTACGGCCCGGGTCCAGTCCGTGTACACCGGAATCGCGACCGGGGCCAGCGGCATCCTCGCGGTCGGAGTGGCCGGAGCCGCGGGCTGGTTCGCGGTGCAGGGACGTCTGTCGCTCGGCGAGCTGGTCACGGTGGTGGGCCTGTCCCAGTTCCTGATCGAGCCCCTGACCACACTGTCGCGGCTACCGGCCGTCGTCGCCGGCTGCCGGGGGTCGGCGCAACGACTCGCGGAAGTCCTCGCCGCACCACATCTGTTGCCCGCGCCGTCGTCCCGGATCGACGAGCCCTCCAGCCCCCACATCGTGTTCGCCGATGCCGGTTACCGATCGGTGACCGGCCTGGACCTCGAGATCGGGCACGGCGAGCTCGTCGGAATCGTCGCCTACCGGCAGCAGGACGCCGACGCGGTGTTCGCATTGCTGTCCGGGGACGTGCCGGACGGTGAACGCACCGGCAGCGTCACCGTCGCGGGCCGCGAACTGGCGGAGTTGCACCTCGACGATCTGCGCCGGACCGTTCTCGCCGAGCCGCACGCCGGCCACCTCTTCGGCGGAACCCTGCATTCCAACATCGTCACCGGCGACACCGACACCGGTCCGCCCGAACACCTCGAACGTGTCCTCGACGTGTCGGCCGCTCGCGATGTCGCGGAGTTGCATCCGGACGGGCTCGACCGTGCCGTGGGGGACGAGGGCCTGAGCCTGTCCGGTGGACAGCGGCAGCGGGTGGCACTCGCGCGCGCACTGTCCCGTCGCACCCCGGTTCTGGTGCTGCACGACCCGACGACGGCGGTGGACGCCGTCACCGAACAGGAGATTGCGGCCGGGGTCGCCGAACTGCGGCACGCCGATCACGTGTCCGGAATCCACACGACGATCGTGCTGACGACCAGCCCCAATCTGTTGGCGGTGACCGACCGGGTGATCGTGGTGGAGGAAGGGCGGATCGTGCGGGACGGCACCCACCACGAGCTCGCCGAGACGGACGAGCGCTACCGCACGGCGGTGCTGCGATGA
- a CDS encoding ABC transporter ATP-binding protein: MTATTGPGAGTGDASSRPLLPVATARRCSRWLLEALRGRPLTTTATLLAATGAAAATVVPLYMFGRLIDEIRAGAGGATVATFVAVIAVAAVVAGLLTGVSSYLIEVLGGSLLARLREQVVARTLRLPLGTVEKAGKGDVLSRVGDDISVIDKSVGEVVPSIVSAALLVAASLVAMAGIDWRLAIAGSLAIPVYVLALRWYLPRSAPLYAEQRVAMGARSQALIGSIQGRRTVRAYGLEESHLREIDRASDRAKLLGITVFSLFTRFAGRGNRAEFVGLALILVTGFALHSNGAITVGAATAAALVFHRLFNPIGLLLYTFDEVQSAGASLARIVGVIDIPDPPRATNAAVPEDSSLELADIRHSYDGREVLHGVTLRLEPGETVALVGATGAGKSTLASLAAGVHVPDSGSVRIGGVDIAGFGDTVRRRVAVVSQEVHVFSGSLIEDLRLAAPDADETRVRRALTRVGAQEWVEHLPDGIDTQVGEGGHELTTAQAQQLALARILLVDPDVVVLDEATAEAGSRGARELEFAAAAVTNGRTALVVAHRLTQAERADRVVVLGHGRILEEGTHDALVAAGGGYARLWAAW; encoded by the coding sequence ATGACGGCGACCACCGGGCCCGGTGCCGGGACAGGCGACGCCTCCTCGCGTCCGCTCCTCCCCGTGGCCACCGCACGCCGCTGCTCGCGGTGGTTGCTGGAAGCACTGCGCGGTCGCCCCCTGACGACGACGGCGACGCTCCTCGCGGCCACCGGAGCCGCGGCGGCGACCGTGGTGCCGCTGTACATGTTCGGCCGGCTGATCGACGAGATCCGCGCCGGAGCGGGCGGTGCGACCGTGGCCACCTTCGTCGCGGTCATCGCCGTGGCCGCCGTGGTCGCCGGTCTCCTCACCGGCGTCTCGTCGTATCTCATCGAGGTGCTCGGTGGATCGCTGCTCGCGCGGCTGCGCGAGCAGGTCGTGGCACGGACCCTGCGCCTTCCGCTCGGGACGGTGGAGAAGGCAGGCAAGGGCGACGTCCTGTCCCGGGTGGGCGACGACATCTCGGTCATCGACAAGTCCGTCGGCGAGGTGGTGCCGAGCATCGTCTCGGCCGCACTCCTGGTGGCCGCGAGTCTCGTCGCGATGGCCGGAATCGATTGGCGGTTGGCGATTGCCGGCTCCCTGGCCATCCCCGTCTACGTGCTGGCGCTGCGCTGGTACCTGCCCCGTTCGGCGCCGCTGTACGCGGAGCAACGCGTCGCGATGGGTGCGCGTTCGCAGGCCTTGATCGGCAGTATCCAGGGCCGCAGGACGGTACGTGCCTACGGTCTCGAGGAGAGCCACCTGCGCGAGATCGACCGCGCGTCCGATCGCGCGAAACTGCTGGGTATCACCGTGTTCTCGCTGTTCACCCGGTTCGCCGGTCGCGGAAACCGGGCCGAGTTCGTCGGTCTCGCGCTCATCCTCGTCACGGGTTTCGCCCTGCATTCGAACGGTGCGATCACCGTCGGTGCCGCCACCGCCGCCGCACTGGTCTTCCATCGTCTGTTCAACCCGATCGGACTGTTGCTCTATACCTTCGACGAGGTGCAGTCTGCAGGGGCGAGCCTGGCCCGCATCGTCGGGGTCATCGACATCCCGGACCCGCCCCGGGCGACGAATGCCGCCGTCCCGGAAGATTCCTCACTCGAGCTCGCCGACATCAGGCATTCGTACGACGGCCGGGAAGTGCTCCACGGCGTGACGCTGCGGCTCGAGCCCGGTGAGACCGTCGCGCTCGTCGGAGCCACCGGCGCGGGCAAGTCCACGCTCGCCTCCCTCGCCGCGGGCGTCCACGTGCCCGACTCGGGGTCGGTGCGGATCGGCGGTGTCGACATCGCCGGGTTCGGTGACACCGTGCGTCGGCGCGTTGCCGTGGTCAGCCAGGAAGTGCACGTGTTCTCCGGATCGCTGATCGAGGATCTCCGGCTCGCCGCCCCGGACGCGGACGAGACACGTGTGCGTCGAGCGCTCACCCGGGTCGGCGCACAGGAGTGGGTCGAACACCTGCCCGACGGAATCGACACACAGGTCGGCGAGGGCGGGCACGAATTGACCACGGCCCAGGCACAGCAGCTGGCCCTCGCCCGGATCCTGCTCGTCGACCCGGACGTCGTGGTGCTCGACGAGGCGACGGCGGAGGCCGGCAGCCGGGGAGCCCGGGAGCTGGAGTTCGCCGCGGCTGCCGTGACGAACGGGCGCACGGCCCTCGTCGTCGCCCATCGGCTGACCCAGGCGGAGCGAGCCGACCGGGTGGTCGTGCTCGGTCACGGCCGCATCCTGGAGGAGGGCACGCACGATGCCCTGGTCGCCGCGGGCGGCGGCTACGCGCGTCTGTGGGCAGCCTGGTGA
- a CDS encoding cupin domain-containing protein, translating into MTGAPPVVRNLDELTASLISPEDSVRLCTLAGPADGSSASVFLEIWEPGGAQPVNSHDDSAEIFIVLSGRARAHSDDHVVELRAGDVLVLRPGSEHRIVNISETERLHTITVMADDGGFADLVNRGTPAALTAQDIATLVGRTALPDHQAAHRRA; encoded by the coding sequence ATGACCGGAGCACCACCCGTCGTGCGCAACCTCGACGAACTGACCGCGTCACTGATCTCCCCCGAGGACTCCGTGCGCCTGTGTACCCTGGCCGGTCCCGCCGACGGCTCGAGCGCCAGCGTGTTCCTCGAGATCTGGGAACCCGGTGGCGCGCAACCGGTCAACTCCCACGACGACTCCGCCGAGATCTTCATCGTCCTGTCCGGGCGGGCACGGGCTCACAGCGACGATCACGTCGTGGAACTGAGAGCGGGCGACGTCCTGGTACTCAGGCCCGGATCCGAGCACCGCATCGTCAACATCTCCGAGACCGAGCGCCTGCACACGATCACCGTGATGGCGGACGACGGCGGATTCGCCGACCTGGTGAACCGGGGCACCCCCGCCGCACTCACCGCCCAGGACATCGCCACCCTCGTCGGCCGGACCGCGCTACCCGATCACCAGGCTGCCCACAGACGCGCGTAG
- a CDS encoding MBL fold metallo-hydrolase, whose protein sequence is MRPPTFCATPDSWFDVRPMAEGVYLVAEPGHVNCYLVVGTESALLFDTGLGIAPISSVVASLTDLPVLVVSSHHHLDHRGGNADLATTDLPVTDFAVHPHVIEPHSPCAHVDADPAFLSAYAEAMTEVAREYRRYSALDRRYFFALNRLPAMRPLPQLSGWTVPGVPPTRTLDDGEVLDLGGRHLRVLHTPGHSPDELCLFEDATGFLFSGDTVLGAAHWLHGDGADVAAFARSTARLSRLPVTRVFAAHNLTPELPASSVTDVATAAAAVRDSATAPESGRDLLGHPVVRHDCGPVTILTPAPTPAHLDVTRQTTLIERIRP, encoded by the coding sequence GTGAGACCCCCGACGTTCTGCGCCACGCCCGACAGCTGGTTCGACGTGCGGCCGATGGCAGAGGGCGTGTATCTCGTGGCCGAACCCGGTCATGTCAACTGCTACCTCGTCGTCGGTACCGAATCGGCACTCCTGTTCGACACCGGGCTCGGTATCGCACCGATCTCCTCGGTCGTCGCATCCTTGACCGACCTTCCGGTTCTCGTCGTCTCCTCGCACCATCACCTCGACCACCGCGGCGGGAACGCCGATCTGGCCACCACGGATCTCCCCGTCACGGATTTCGCGGTGCACCCTCACGTGATCGAACCACACTCTCCGTGCGCGCACGTCGACGCCGACCCCGCCTTCCTGTCCGCATACGCCGAAGCCATGACCGAGGTGGCCCGCGAGTACCGGCGGTACTCCGCACTGGACCGCCGGTACTTCTTCGCACTGAACCGATTGCCCGCGATGCGGCCACTGCCCCAGCTGTCCGGCTGGACCGTCCCCGGCGTGCCACCCACCCGCACCCTGGACGACGGCGAGGTGCTCGATCTGGGCGGGCGGCACCTGCGGGTACTGCACACTCCCGGCCATTCCCCGGACGAGCTCTGCTTGTTCGAGGACGCCACCGGGTTCCTGTTCTCCGGCGACACCGTGCTCGGTGCGGCGCACTGGTTGCACGGCGACGGGGCGGACGTCGCGGCATTCGCGCGGTCGACGGCGCGTCTGTCCCGGCTGCCCGTCACCCGCGTCTTCGCGGCCCACAACCTCACTCCCGAACTGCCCGCGTCGTCGGTCACCGACGTGGCCACTGCCGCTGCGGCAGTGCGTGATTCCGCGACGGCGCCCGAGTCCGGCCGGGATCTCCTGGGCCACCCGGTGGTGCGTCACGACTGCGGACCGGTCACGATCCTCACTCCTGCGCCGACCCCCGCGCACCTCGACGTCACCCGACAGACCACCCTCATCGAAAGGATCCGACCATGA
- a CDS encoding helix-turn-helix domain-containing protein: MASPGKAGVTAERGVARSDAHLGAAIRARRRELGRTLVQVALATGLSHPFLSQIERGLARPSMRSLYLIADALETTQQSLLARGAPSELTGSTVAATARPDADQGVHEARLVDHDPAGADVTEIIVESREFEAFFVHDRRELVYVVSGAIEVELLAPGVGATPVSEFHTLSARESIAYPGGTQHRHRRVGDGLAIVVLVHSGTEFTTP, translated from the coding sequence GTGGCGAGTCCAGGGAAGGCCGGCGTGACCGCCGAGCGCGGCGTCGCCCGATCGGACGCGCATCTCGGTGCGGCCATCCGGGCGAGGCGCCGCGAGTTGGGCCGGACGCTCGTGCAGGTCGCCCTGGCCACGGGGCTGTCCCATCCCTTCCTCAGTCAGATCGAGCGCGGCCTCGCCCGCCCGTCCATGCGTTCGCTCTACCTGATCGCCGATGCGCTCGAGACGACGCAACAATCGTTGTTGGCGCGCGGTGCACCCTCCGAGCTCACGGGATCGACCGTGGCGGCGACGGCGCGCCCGGACGCGGATCAGGGCGTCCACGAGGCCCGGCTGGTCGATCACGACCCCGCCGGTGCCGACGTCACCGAGATCATCGTGGAATCAAGGGAATTCGAAGCTTTCTTCGTGCACGACCGACGCGAACTCGTCTACGTGGTGTCGGGTGCGATCGAGGTGGAGTTGCTCGCGCCGGGCGTGGGTGCGACGCCCGTCTCGGAGTTCCACACGCTGTCGGCGCGGGAGTCCATCGCCTATCCGGGAGGAACTCAACACCGCCACCGCAGGGTCGGGGACGGCCTTGCCATCGTGGTGCTCGTGCACTCCGGAACGGAATTCACAACGCCGTAA
- a CDS encoding AtzH-like domain-containing protein produces MDLATCDPDLRVAFARYERALMRNDVDELDTLFARGHTTIRSDGGRTLVGHEAIAQFRAGRSGAPRRELRRVHVRPIGPSAAVIVAESIRISENGSAEGDLAVQTQVWERDERCGWVVTTAHVSTSPRPVYAPVDPGDARIWRSAHGAVPPAIGADDGPLRRRRIAVKDLFAVEGHPIGAGNPRILATAEVEPRHARAVADLLVAGADVVGIAHTDELAFSLSGTNAHYGTPPNPAAPGHVPGGSTSGPASAVAAGAADIGLGTDTAGSVRVPASHCGLYGLRTTHGAVSREGLVGLAPSFDSVGVLTRDAGLLRSAANALLPAGPRHAVDRVVWVPELTGLATPAAAASFTAGLEALTLRDCAAGPTLPAAVSVSLDYPPGVDLDGILAAFRVVQAAEAWRLHGTFVTGNGDALDPAVRARFAAGRTVDAATESEARAVLTRMRASLHGLLPPGTVLALPATSSGALPVAAEPEAVERTRAATLRLTCLASLAGLPALSMPLLADGALPLGLCLIAGPDEDHTLLDFAVSDPAVSVPAVSTPVVSTPAVSPSATSSIH; encoded by the coding sequence ATGGACCTTGCCACCTGCGACCCGGATCTGCGCGTCGCCTTCGCCCGCTACGAGCGGGCCCTGATGCGTAACGACGTCGACGAACTCGACACCCTGTTCGCTCGCGGGCACACCACGATCCGCAGCGACGGCGGCCGCACCCTGGTCGGACACGAGGCCATCGCGCAGTTCCGCGCGGGACGGTCGGGAGCGCCACGACGGGAGCTGAGGCGCGTCCACGTCCGGCCGATCGGCCCCTCCGCTGCGGTGATCGTCGCCGAGAGCATCAGGATCTCCGAGAATGGCAGTGCCGAAGGTGATCTCGCCGTACAGACCCAGGTGTGGGAGCGGGACGAACGGTGCGGGTGGGTCGTGACCACCGCCCACGTCTCCACGTCTCCGCGGCCGGTGTATGCGCCCGTGGACCCCGGCGATGCGAGGATCTGGCGGAGCGCGCACGGCGCCGTGCCACCGGCCATCGGGGCGGACGACGGCCCGCTGCGTCGTCGGCGGATCGCGGTGAAAGACCTCTTCGCGGTGGAGGGTCATCCGATCGGCGCGGGGAACCCGCGGATACTGGCGACGGCCGAGGTCGAACCCCGACACGCACGCGCGGTCGCGGACCTGCTCGTGGCCGGCGCGGATGTCGTCGGTATCGCACACACCGACGAACTGGCGTTCTCCCTGTCGGGTACCAACGCCCACTACGGCACGCCGCCGAACCCGGCAGCTCCCGGACACGTTCCCGGTGGATCCACGAGCGGGCCGGCCTCCGCGGTGGCCGCAGGCGCGGCCGACATCGGACTCGGCACCGACACCGCCGGGTCCGTCCGGGTCCCCGCCTCCCACTGCGGTCTCTACGGGCTCCGGACGACGCACGGCGCCGTCTCGCGGGAGGGGCTCGTCGGCCTCGCGCCCTCCTTCGACAGTGTGGGTGTGCTCACGCGCGACGCAGGATTGCTGCGCTCCGCGGCGAACGCGCTGCTGCCGGCCGGGCCCCGGCACGCCGTCGACAGGGTGGTATGGGTACCGGAGTTGACGGGCCTCGCGACGCCTGCTGCCGCGGCGTCGTTCACGGCGGGTCTCGAGGCACTCACGTTGCGCGACTGCGCTGCCGGGCCCACACTGCCTGCGGCGGTGTCGGTGTCGCTCGATTACCCTCCGGGTGTCGACCTGGACGGGATACTCGCCGCGTTCCGCGTCGTCCAGGCCGCCGAAGCCTGGCGCCTGCACGGAACGTTCGTCACCGGGAACGGCGACGCGCTCGACCCCGCCGTCCGCGCGCGGTTCGCTGCCGGACGGACGGTGGATGCCGCGACGGAGTCCGAGGCGCGCGCCGTGCTCACCCGGATGCGGGCGAGCCTGCACGGACTGCTCCCTCCGGGCACGGTCCTCGCACTGCCGGCCACCTCGTCGGGGGCACTGCCGGTCGCCGCGGAACCCGAGGCCGTCGAACGCACCCGCGCCGCGACTCTGCGCCTGACCTGCCTGGCCTCCCTCGCCGGGCTGCCCGCTCTGTCGATGCCGCTCCTGGCAGACGGCGCGCTGCCACTCGGGCTGTGCCTGATCGCGGGCCCGGATGAGGACCACACCCTGCTCGACTTCGCCGTGTCCGACCCCGCCGTGTCCGTCCCTGCAGTGTCCACCCCTGTCGTGTCCACTCCTGCCGTTTCCCCGAGCGCCACCTCGTCCATCCACTGA
- a CDS encoding cysteine hydrolase family protein: MSPITQPAVPGAAQRRTRGRNAWQLDPEHVDLRRAALEAEPIEIDARPQRITMDLSRTALVVVDMQNDFCHRDGWLSGIGVDVTPARAPITPLRSLIPSLRDRGVPIVWVNWGNRPDRANLPPGVLHVYDPAGSGVGIGSRANAAGAPVLERGSWSAAIVDELVQEPWDVCVDKYRMSGFVDTPLDSILRNLRVDTLLFAGVNADQCVLATLADAADLGYDVVMLTDAVGTTSPEFCMEATVYNVRQCYGFTAESGAFTG; this comes from the coding sequence GTGTCGCCGATAACCCAGCCGGCCGTACCGGGTGCCGCGCAGCGCCGTACGCGAGGACGCAATGCGTGGCAGCTCGATCCGGAGCACGTGGACCTGCGGCGAGCGGCGCTCGAGGCGGAGCCGATCGAGATCGACGCGCGGCCACAGCGGATCACGATGGACCTGTCCAGGACCGCGCTCGTCGTGGTCGACATGCAGAACGACTTCTGCCATCGCGACGGCTGGTTGTCCGGCATCGGTGTGGACGTCACGCCGGCGCGGGCCCCGATCACGCCGTTACGGAGTCTGATTCCGAGTCTGCGTGATCGGGGTGTGCCGATCGTCTGGGTGAACTGGGGGAACCGTCCCGATCGCGCGAACCTCCCGCCGGGGGTTCTGCACGTGTACGATCCGGCAGGTTCGGGAGTCGGAATCGGTAGCCGCGCCAATGCGGCGGGTGCGCCCGTCCTCGAACGGGGTAGCTGGTCGGCGGCGATCGTCGACGAACTCGTCCAGGAGCCGTGGGACGTCTGCGTCGACAAGTATCGGATGAGCGGATTCGTCGACACACCACTGGATTCGATCCTGCGCAACCTGCGTGTGGACACCCTGCTGTTCGCGGGTGTGAATGCGGATCAGTGTGTCCTTGCCACGCTGGCCGACGCGGCCGACCTCGGGTACGACGTGGTGATGCTCACCGATGCGGTGGGGACGACGTCGCCCGAATTCTGTATGGAAGCCACGGTCTACAACGTGCGTCAGTGCTATGGATTCACCGCGGAGAGCGGCGCATTCACCGGGTGA